In Fusarium fujikuroi IMI 58289 draft genome, chromosome FFUJ_chr02, the genomic stretch TGCGGCCCTCGAACAAGAGGCAAAGATGCTCGGTCTAGATCCCGATGCCGGGGAAGAAACAAACTCATCATGGGCTCCCCGAGGTGGGTTTCGAGGTCGAGGCAGCTTTCGCGCTCGTGGACGAGGAAGGGGAAGCTTCAGGGGTCGTGGAGGAGGAAACATGCATGCAGCTTATGCGCAATATTCGATTGACAACCGGCCCAAAAAGCTCGCCATCACAGGTGTTGACTTTACGGCACCTGATAAGGATGAGATGCTACGCCATTTCCTCCTGGTACGTCTGATCTCTCTCCTTTTTCCAGGTCTCATATCACTGACATACTAAACAGAACCTCGGCGAGTTTGAGTCTGTCGATACAGCTCCTGAAACCACACACGTCTCTTTCCAAGACCGTAAAACAGCAGAGAAGTTCTACTATAGTTTGAATGGCAAGGAACTGCCTGGCGTTGAGGGACGTCTTGAGCTTGCGTGGGTGAATACACCTCTGCCGCCTGTCAAGACCCTTGGCAATGATGGCGCGCCCAGGCACGGTGTAGAGGATGATGCTATGGCGGACTTCGATGATCAGCCTAGGCGGGAGAAGAGCGCAGAACCACAGCGGGAAGAAAGGGCGGTGAATATGGATTATGAAGTGGCTGAGGAAGATGCGTGGTAATAGCGGAGGAATTTGATTGCATAGCCCGTTTGACGGTAATGTTTTTATCGTGTACGACAAAGTCCCAGACTTGGTCAAAGAAAGGATAAGGATGGACTTTGGACATTTCACTCGAATCACTCAAAGGGGACAGTATGGGAGAGCGCAAAGTACCATCTTAGCCCAATATCGGGACTAGATCTCAAATCAATTGTTGGTTCCGAGCATCAACAATATCTAGCTGTTGCTCGAGTCCATCATAATAGCCAAACTTTGCCTTTAATCTTTTTCATGTCCCCATCATCCACTCTCCGTATAATTTCCTCCCGTTCGTCgggaaagaagaaatgtAAAAAACCATAGAAAGAAACAAATCAAATTCAATCATGCATTCGTCCATCCATAAGGCCTTGCTGGCGGGGTATCGTTGAGATATAGAACAAGCAAAGCAAGCCCCCAAAACATAAAGTCGTCTGCGCCCGCCGGGTGATTTTTCATATCTTGCGCCTTTTTAAAATGCTGCCCCCGTATCCCTGGTAACTTTTTGTTGAAAAAGACACCTTGGTGATGCTATTGTACCCAAACCCGAAAAATAAAGGAAGAAAtcaaaggaagaaaaaaagcagCAGTCGTTAAAGTTAGATGAAGTGCACAGCAACGCCCCGATGATATATCCTCGCGATCACTCTGCAATCATAACAGAGATTTACTTTGGGCAAGATGCTGAGCATCTTGGTAAACCACTGCACCGGGTACCACTGCGCGAGAACATCTAGTTCGCAACTGCAGTGGCTGCAGTACCGTTGGCAATAGGTTCAGTATCTACGGCGCCATTACCTACCGACTCAGTCAAAGGAGTCGCGGGAGTGGTGAGGCCCTTGACCTCGAGGCCCTTCAAAAGCTCGAAGATGGTTTTGTTGTCGTGGAAATCGTTGTTCACTACCATTGTTAGCATGCTTTCAGAGTCGGTTCGGAACCTCTTTGCTCACCGATGTTGACTAGGTACCAGTCGTTCATGACACCCTCAAGCAAAGCTCGGCTAGGCGAGCTCATGTCATAACAGTGAGCCCAATCAACACCCAGTCTGAATGCTTCGTCCTTCCATGCAAGGAAACTGATGCTCTCGACAATGGTTGGCTGCACAATCTCCTTTCCAGGGAAGACACCCCATGTCACTGCGTTGGGGCCATCAGATGTCACATTAGATCGGAGCTCGCCGTCCTTAGTCACAGCGTAGTAGGTCAGATCAGGGTGGTTCTCAATGCGACTGATCATCTTGTCAAAGACATCAGGGTGCACCAGCAACTCAAGGTATGACTTCTGGTAGACATAGCCGTTGTCGGGGCCCCAGCCGTGGACCGGGTGAGAAGACTTGACGCCATTGACAGCAGGCTGAGAGTTCACAGTCAACAATCCTCGCTTGTTCAGCTCAATAAGTTCATCTCgaatctcatcagcttcagtggTAAGAGGTGCCTCACTCCATGGCAGAGACTCGATCTCATTTTGGAGATATCGGACGAAAAGCAGAGCAATATCATGAATGGTCTTGGGCTCGCCCCATTTCTTGCGATTGGCCTCGTTAGTACCAGTCAAACCAATGCCATAAGCATCCAGCTCTCCGAAAGCAGGAGAGCGAGAATCACCCCATCGACCGTTGGGGAACTCATCCCAATCCTGTGTGCGAATAACATAAGACTTGTTGCGATTTCTCCAAAAGATGGGCCGAACATCCTCCTCGCGGCGACCAAGTCCTTTGGACTGTTTCCAGGGGAGAGCCTGTTGAAGAGGACGCTCAGCGCAAGGAGCCCATTGGAGCTCCTCAAGTAACATGCGTGTAGCCTGGGCAAGGTTCATAGTATAGAAGTGAAGGTGATGAATCCCGTTGGCGAGCAACTTTCGGCACATGTTGGCAACCAGGGTCTTTCCGATGTTTCTGACAGCAACATCGTCGTTCTTGACAGGCTCAAGTGCATCGAGCCATTCCTGAGGGATCTTGGCCTGCATATGGTTTGCTCGTCGAAGGAAGCTGGCATATGTAGCGATGGGCATGATACCGGGGAGGATAGGGATAGTGATGCCACGCTCACGAACACGCTTCACCCAGCGAATGAAGTTATCAGCATCATAGAACATTTGTGTGACGATGAAACTGGCGCCCATGtcaaccttctccttgagatgatcaagtAATTCGTCCTCATTCTTGTTGTCGTCGGAACCCTCAGGATAGCCAGCAACGCCGATGTCGAAGTGGTTGCCGTAGGTATCGCGGATATGTTTGACGAGATCACGGGCATACTGGAAGCCTCCGTCGGCAGCGGTCCACTTGTCTTGAGCTCGGGGGGGATCACCACGTAGGGCTAGAATGTTGGTGCACCCGGCTTTGTACGCTTTAAGAAGGGCATCATtgaccttctcaacaccCATGTCGGTGCAGGTCAGATGCATGCAAGTTTCGAGACCGTAGACAGCTTGAGCCTGGAGTACCATCTCGCAAGTGAGCTCGGCAATTCTACCACCAGCACCCCATGTGATGTCAATAAACTTAGGACCTAGGTTATACATGCGATCCATACGGTCGTAAAGATTCTGAACACCTTGGGCGGTCTTAGGAGGGAAGTATTCgaaagagaaggagggcTGGCCGCTCCTCTCTGCGTCGTTGAGCATGTCCTTGATATGCATGGTGAAATCGGTTGGCGATGGCTTATTGGATTGTATGGTTTATGGCGAGCTTGTATCTGTATTTGACCAGAGAACAATGTTGATTCGTTATGAAGGAAGAGTTAAACGTGATGGTCGTGGCGGGTCGAAGCTTGGATCAGAGAGCTGGAGTATGGGGATACTGTGGGGGAGGGGAACTGTAACGACGACTGACAAGGAATCCTATGTTAGCGATTTCAATTACAGATTAGGTAGAGAGGTGTTGCGGCGATGCTGGTAGAAACTAACGTTTATTGTACTGTTTGAAGCCCGGTTCTGAGGTTTTGCGCTGCAACTCCAGACGAGGCGGTGGAAACGATGATCTGTATTGACCTTTCGATTTCCCTCTCAATCCGTTAAacgagaagcagcagcaggggGTTAATGATTTACGTAGTACCAGGATCTAACTTGACAAACGGCAGCCAATTCTCTTTGAAGAACGAAGATGAGGTTATATATTGAGCGACAGATGACAAGTGgaaaagagagagggagagggagagaagaaagagagaagaaagaagccgaGTACGGTCAGAAAAGCGTCCCACGTCGTTCCTTCTTCTAACTGTCCAGGAAATTTCTCCTCTCCCCCGCCGAGGGCCTCTAAGATGCCCCTCCTTCCTCCAGAAACTCCCCAGTGGGGTTCCGTTTTTACCTCCGATCCATGAATCGTGTCTGCTCATTGGCGGATGCAGATGCGTTCATTTGATCTCAACGCCGTTCCCGGGCATCGGAAGCCGAGAGGCTCAGGGGAGCTCAGGGCATCGAACCAGTGAGGACGCCGCTAAAGCTGCCCTGGGCTAACGAAGTGAGCTTCTAAACGTTGcagctaggtaggtaggtatataCCTACTAAGTTGACTTAAGACAAACGGGTGAAATTTTTTAAGCTCAAGAACTCAGAGTCACAAATTGATGCTCACCTCCACTTGATACCTGATAGAGTGGCCGTTGAATTGGTTTCCATTGTACTCGGCTGCGCCTCTTTTGATCGGTGAAACCCAGGACAATGGAGCGTGCGGCAACATCTGCAATGAGCCTGGAAACTGTGGACTTGATGGACTCTGTTTGGCTGAAGCAGTTCACGACATCCCACTCTGCTTCGACTTGCAGCGTGCGGTTTGCAGCCATCTTCCGAGAGGCCCTACCAATGGTCTCTAAGGTATGTCTCCTCTCTCCCCCAACGTCAACGTCGAGGGGTCCCCTGCTGCGGAGCAAGGGTCCAGCAAATGGACGAATCATCACCCAATGACCTTTATAACCCCTCCGTCATGATGCTGAGCTACTGCCAAGTCGTATCACTGCCAGACCGGTGAGCGGCCGAGTCTAAAGGTCCAAAACTTTACTTTACCAACGACTGGTCTGAGCATCAATCCTCCACCTCGATGTCAATTATTCTTTGCCGGGTTGATCAATGGGCTCAAACTATAGTTAACGTGTGAGGCTTATCGGGAAGAGTATATGGGTCTATGCGGATAGAAATCTTGGTTTTACCTTGGGCTTATATGCTCATCTTTCAATCTTGCTTAATTGACTTTAACGTCGCCACAATGATATATATCGCTATTCTATAGTTTCACAGGTCTCTTGAGACTTCCGTAAAATTGCTGTATATCTTGTTTTCCTACTAAGGCACTCGCTAACAACTTCAGCGGCACATCATGATCCTCCAGTTGTGGCAGATGATGTACTTGCAGTCGGGCTCGAACCAGGACTTCCACTTTTTAATAGGAGTGGCGGCGCTCCCCTTGCCCTTCGCCAACGGTTACTTgtgctgatgatgctgttgtcaAATAAAAACCACCATCTTTCAAACATAACCTGCCCCAGCTCCCAGTTACCTGGATCATATGGGTCGTCACCATAAATTCTAACTCCCTCAGCtgtatcctcaacatcatagGCAAAGTTGACGATCGCCAATGCACCTTGGGCTCGTGGTGGCCGTAACTCGTCGGGcaacgacaagatgaagatggcgcgCTCTCTGACACCTGGCCAAGGCAACAGGTCAAACACTGGATGGTGTGGTATCGCAACTTGTGATGGAGTAggctgccatgatggaggcaGTAGAGATGCTGGAGTTGCGGTCCCTGTATTGAATGCCGAGTTGCCCCCCAAGTCCCAAAGGTCTGGCTTCAGGTTCAGGCGGTCTGCTATGCGCATAACAGCCTTGAGAAGTGTAAGCTGTAGTAGAGGTAGTTGATAACTATCAGGAAACGTCTGCCCTTCCGATGACGAGGGTGAAGAgctgagtgatgatgaatcaATAAACATTGTCATATCGGCTCCGCGAAAATCTGCAGacaagtcatgatgagtATTTGTTACTGATTCGCCCCTGGTATTGTCTTCGGATAAGTATTCTGGTACTGTATTTAGGTCCGGAAGAATAGGCGCAAACGTCAAATCTTGGAGGGCATCTCCGAGGGGGTTCCAAGATGTCAGATTGAGATCAAATCCAGCCAAGATGTCAGCATCTGTCGTGGGAGGGATTGACAGGTTGGGTTCTGGAATTGTGGATTCCAAATTGCTCTGCAGAGTCGGAATTTCATAGACATCGTCTTTTGATACTCTGCATTCGGAGTTTGGAGCTGTTTCGTCCTGAGGTTCGGAGTCTTGAGACCCGTTGCTACCAGCTGACTTGGTCTTAAGACGATCTAGCCGTTTCTTTTCACCTATACGCCTGTCAGATCTCAAGCCCACTCGATTGCAGGAAATTGACGACTCACGATATCTTCTCTGTGCTAGAACATTCAGAACTCGCTTCCTCTCCgcggcatcttcatcaatgtTAGGAACATCAAGAGCAGGTGGCTTCTTATACGCTCGTTGCCGTGTCCGAGGGCGATTCGTCAACATTGCGGTTGGTTCCTTCATTCAGCTTTATATTCTCGAAACTTACGTATGCGAGTAGAAGCAGATCTCGGTAATAACTCCTGTCAGCCTCGAGAATAATTGAAAGGTTCCCTGGTCAAGAAGTGGTAGAAATCCGTTGCTTTTCAAGTCAAAACGATGGCGTTCGTGATCTCCACCAAGCATAACGCGTAGGAATAAGCTAGCCTGTGCACTGTCTTAGCATAACGGATAACAGAAACCTCTAGACCTGGCTAAAGCCCCGCGACTGTTCGGTATATCCCACCACACCCGAGCTCAATATCTGGTTGCTACTGTGCACTGAACACTGTGTAATAATCCCTAATGTTGGTCCGACTTCCTGCTCAGTCTATGATATTTCTCGGATTCCATACAAACTCTTTGCTATTGATGACTTCGGACTGTTTTTTCCTCCATCAGCTCAGGTGTTTAAGGAATCTGCTGCGGATACTCTACCTGCTAAAGTCATTATCTGTCCATCAGGTGAGTAAGTAGTTGATTCGAGATATTCCGTGCGAGGCATAGTTTTACATATGGCACGGAAGTGCCCTGTATTTCCTTGAGTTTCGGCTCACTTGTTATCCTTTGAAGTTAGACAGAACATCAAAGGGGGAATCGCCCTTTATGTACATGTCGATTTGCTTGAAACCCACTGTAGCATAACCTAAAAACATAACGCGAGAGCGCATGAAAAGGTTGATTGAATTAATAGTAGCCATGTTGTCTCAACAAGAAATTCCACAAATAGAAATTCTATAAGAGCAGTCACGATATGACAATAAGAAACTGCTCTTTGAAAGACCTGGAGTGCTCTCAGTTATGCCATGCCATCAAAGAGGGAATAGGACCCTACGCCTAGCCCATGAACCTGGTTAATTCTATCTAATCTTGATTTCGAAAACACGTAAGTGATTATGACATATTAAAAATTTCATCATTTTGTTTCTGAAATGCTAGAATAAACATGTTCTACCAAGAATATCCTTTTGTTATTGTCATCATCGTTCGTTCTTTGTGGCATGGAAGATATTGGTTGATAGGTGGCCCAACCTCACCGCCTCCAAACTCGGGTTACCAAAGGTACACTGGTTCTAGGTGGCTCCTACAGTTGTCCCATGCAGTGTGACTACAGGGACATCGATCCCCTCGTTGAGTTGCGTGCAAGCATGCTTTACAGTTGCACTATCTCGTATCTGTCCGCCTTAAAGACTACCAAGAATCTTGAGGATCAACTGAGGCACATGACAATATAAGGTGCCATCTTACTCATTAAAATCCGACTTAGGGACCACGGCAGTGGCCTTGATGTGCGTGGACTAGTGGATGCTGATGCCGTGCAACCGGCAACGCCAGAGATAGCTTCTGGGTGGAGTGGCTACCGGCTGGGGGCTGCGACGGATGGCTGCATTTAATCATGCAGTGTATCCTAACAGAGTCTCATTTCGTATCAAGATCGGGATTGACTCGAAGGAACCTACTTGGTTGACCGAATCCGTCTTTACTTGCATTTTCTCCGAAGCCAACGATGTGCTGGGCGAAGAATGTAGCGCAACGGGCAATTTCAAGTCAAACTTTCCGCCGTGAGAGAGACAGTATCACGCCGTTGCCCGTATATGCTACCAAGCATAAGAACACTCGTGTATACGGGATGAGGTGCCGGAGTCCACTGTGACAGATATTTCCTGTTTAGGCAATCATTGTGGAGTCTGTTCCGTCCGCCTCCGTTGCCAGCTCCGGGCATCCGCTCCAAGGCCGTTCATGTTGGATGATGAATATGCATAAATGTAAGTATACTTCTATTTTAAAACATATATATGAAACATTGAGTTCAATGTCGATCCCTTCAAATCGAAGCTTGATACTAAGCTGCGCCTGTTGGTTTTCCCTGCCATCTACGTCAGGGGGTCAGCGACGGCCGATCAGTGATGCACGTTTGGACGATCCAGCGGCTTTCACGCGGTGGATGTCACTGGCATACGGCAAACTCTTGCATGAGAGCAAATTAGATAACGTGGGATATGTCTTTGGCAAGCCAAAGTCGGCACTTGAATTACTCATGTCCCGTGATGCAATGCGCAACGTGGGAGTCCAGCCGAGGCGAGACCGCTATTTTGACAATTCCAAGCATACAGTTGAACAGCAGACACGAGAGTTGCACAAGCTTCCTGAGCCCGGTAATACCGTTGATACCGTCGTCTAGGAGATCAACCGTAGCTCCTTTCGGGCCCGGTTGTTTGTTTACTAGTGATGCAAGCCACCTGCAAGTTGACAGCATCTTTTTGGACGCCCGATGGGCCGAATTTGTATCACGGGATGGCCGATGACACCCGACGGACTTTGACTGGGAGATTCATAATGAGCTGAAGAGTTGACCGAGTATCTTGATCAGCACAACACAAACAGTCAATACGGCGGGCAACGGGTGAGAATTTGGTACAATTGAATGAGTAGCCTCGGGCTGAAGCTGCAGCTGTATCGCATGAGCCAGTGTCATCACGGGGCTTTGCGTGTCATATGTAGCATTGTCGTAAAGAATGAAACCGAAAAGTCATCAATGGCTTGCCGTAACAAACCCTGATATATAAAAGGCTTTATCCCAGAGGTCAGCTGCTGTTAGTTCTCGATAAGCAATTCAGATTATCCAGAACTATAACTTCTGATTACCCTCTTCCATCCTCATTCCTATCAACACTCACTCTCACCCAATTATCAGAATGAAGACATCCTTTGCACTTTCCGTCTTGTCGCTCTTCTATACGCACTGTCTCGCTGCCTCAGTTGACATGTGGTCTTCACCCCTCAAGGAGCGAGCTGCACTCAAGTACGAAGCCATCGAGCCTGAAGTTGTCAAGGCTCGCATTGGCACTACTCCTGAAGAGAACAGTGAGGGGGACCGAGAGTCTGGCACGGTAGGTTGGAATTGTTCCCAGCAGGTTATATTTGCTAAACACATCTCAGGTTTACTTCTGCCGTGAGGAGAACTGGGGAGCTCCATGTTTCGCCTACCGTCCTGAACTTGAATATACATGCAATGAGCTAGGCTCTGAGCTTAAAGGACACATCGGATCAGTTTTCGTTGATCCTGGTATGATCTGCCGTCTAGCTGGGTATGTTGTACAGACTCATATGTCCGTATACTACTGACAAAGCAAGATTCAACAATGATCGATGTGCCCCGATCAAAATATTTGCTTGGCCCGAGACCCAGCATGGTTGGCCTGACCTATTCCATCAAAATGCCCCAGGGGGGGCTATCAAGCTCGGAGCTGCAACAACACACTTCACATGCGCTGAGTGTACCAAGTGCGTTGGGAAATCTGGATAAGACGGATGATATGGGCGATTGACGTTGTGAATAAAATGGAATTTTGAGGGGGGATGGATATCGTCCTGGGCATATCAAGCTTGAACAAGTGTAATCAaaataataagctctaaCTAGAGCATTTCTTAGCTCACGAACTATAAATCATTGTCCTGATGAAAGCTGGTCTATTGTGGTTGCATCCACTGTATGTTCGTGATGCAATTGTCCTTACTCTATGGATTGGGAATGTTGGTCACTCAATCTATCGCAGAATAGTTCTAGACATCACATCGAATCAGAAGGCTTCCGTAGCTCAGTTGGTTAGAGCGTCGTACTAATACTTCATTCCGAGTATCCGGTAATGCGAAGGTCTCAGGTTCAAGCCCTGGCGGGAGCAATCCCAGTGCCATCTGATTCGTTTTTTGCCATCTCTAAGATCTAGTTGTTAGGTACCACGATACGGTGTtgcctcttttccttttcttcttctttttccctCTGGTATTTCTTTATATCGCTTTCGGTCAAGGCTTTCCTTAGACGCAAGCAGAAAACAGCATTCACTTTACACTTACAGCTCCTCTGTTAGCCAGCTACGTATACTTAGGTATGTACTTGCCTTGTATTTTCCATCTGCCATGGAGGTAGGAGCAACCATGTTAATGATGATCTAGCTATTGCTTTACTTATTTAACTACTATAGTTAGACTAAGTTCAGGTCATAAGTCAAACTCTTAACTCTCACGCTTCGTTTTCTTGTCCCATATTCAACAACGCATCACCATTTGAGATTCACCATCCATCAGCTGATTTTATTAGTGATACATACATCCTCACCATGAACCACACCTTTACACTCCCAGTCCGGCCTCGCCCTCTCGACCCTAAGTTAGGGGATGCACCAGACTCCTATAGCAATAATACCATCTCAGGTACACAGCTGGGCGAGCTTAATGCACAGAAAAGAGCATCTACTACTTGGAAGAAACTCGAGGATCTGGAAAACATCAGGCCAGCAGCATCCTAGAGAGATTCCCGGTCAAATGAGCAATCTTTGCCCGAGGCTGAGGCACATCCACACCCGGTCAATCGAACGACCTCCAGGCAAGATGCATTTCTTCAGAATGGCGCTTTATTACCAGTTACCCACCGCGACCACTTCCGTGAAGAAGCCCAACTCCAACTGAATGATGCATCCGATGGCCAAACCCGCAAACCACCAACGACTGATATCATTTCAGATCAGCTCTCTATCCTACAAATGGTAAGAGATAGCCTGAGACCTATGAGATCACAAGCACCCTCTCCAAAGCCCGTGCATAGACCTCCAAGAAGcacatcttcatcataccATGACCAAGGTATTGGATCTGATGATGTGCCATCACCGGCATCAGACACTCGCATGCCAAGTTTGGACTTGGGCGATTTGACGAAATACAGTCGCTTCAACGACCGGCTGTCCGGTCTGAGATCTTCGTCAAGCTCTTCTGTTGCTGCGAGAGGTATGGGTCAAGGAAGCACCCACGGGACCGGAATCGATGAGGTACCTGCTTTCGGGCACCTGCAACGACAACCCATCCAGTCCTACCACTCCTTTGAGATTGTATCAAGTTCCGAAGACCTACAGTCAAATGTGACACCTGCTCAGAAGACTATGGCGAGACAGCCTTCATTGGATGACACTACCGGGTTTGAAAGGATTTACCCCTTGACACGGGTGAAGGCCCGAGTCCAAGCCCAGATTGATAATCCAACAGAAAACAGGCATTTAGAAAGTCCTAGCCCGTCAATCAAACCGCCACaggtggaaagaagaagcaagagaaaaTCTTCTGTCATGTCTCTCCGAAGCTTGACAGAGGGAGTGAAACGGTCTCGAGCTGGAGTTGAGAAATTGGCACACAAGTTTTGTTATAACAGCTGTAGTAAACTTCGCC encodes the following:
- a CDS encoding probable MET13-putative methylene tetrahydrofolate reductase, translated to MHIKDMLNDAERSGQPSFSFEYFPPKTAQGVQNLYDRMDRMYNLGPKFIDITWGAGGRIAELTCEMVLQAQAVYGLETCMHLTCTDMGVEKVNDALLKAYKAGCTNILALRGDPPRAQDKWTAADGGFQYARDLVKHIRDTYGNHFDIGVAGYPEGSDDNKNEDELLDHLKEKVDMGASFIVTQMFYDADNFIRWVKRVRERGITIPILPGIMPIATYASFLRRANHMQAKIPQEWLDALEPVKNDDVAVRNIGKTLVANMCRKLLANGIHHLHFYTMNLAQATRMLLEELQWAPCAERPLQQALPWKQSKGLGRREEDVRPIFWRNRNKSYVIRTQDWDEFPNGRWGDSRSPAFGELDAYGIGLTGTNEANRKKWGEPKTIHDIALLFVRYLQNEIESLPWSEAPLTTEADEIRDELIELNKRGLLTVNSQPAVNGVKSSHPVHGWGPDNGYVYQKSYLELLVHPDVFDKMISRIENHPDLTYYAVTKDGELRSNVTSDGPNAVTWGVFPGKEIVQPTIVESISFLAWKDEAFRLGVDWAHCYDMSSPSRALLEGVMNDWYLVNIVNNDFHDNKTIFELLKGLEVKGLTTPATPLTESVGNGAVDTEPIANGTAATAVAN